One genomic region from Podarcis raffonei isolate rPodRaf1 chromosome 16, rPodRaf1.pri, whole genome shotgun sequence encodes:
- the MRPL40 gene encoding 39S ribosomal protein L40, mitochondrial isoform X1, translated as MLGQVVASGALSLLRSGAGSSLLSSQLIWNVQVRANHWQSSLLGLRAALPMRAEPRKKKKVDQKRDIAIRDRLRKKIKKLQKAPQELIPIEDFITPFRFLDEKRVRDTPPLSPEESERRALLMKKWSFYKQKQHEAEKAIIKSLVDAQEAALRELRLESEELYEAAIQRDDGLFPFERQELMHSPPLPKYEAPEGKCVDVTKVYTQ; from the exons ATGTTGGGCCAGGTTGTCGCTTCTGGGGCGCTGAGCCTCCTTCGCAGCGGGGCAGGAAGCTCTTTACTTAG TTCTCAGCTAATCTGGAATGTTCAGGTTCGAGCGAACCACTGGCAGTCTTCACTTCTCGGGCTGAGGGCAGCACTACCTATGAG AGCAgaaccaaggaagaagaagaaggtggatCAAAAGAGAGATATAGCCATAAGAGACCGGTTgaggaagaaaattaaaaaattacaaaaagccCCTCAAGAACTAATTCCTATTGAAGACTTTATAACACCATTCAGATTTCTAGATGAAAAAAG gGTGCGAGACACCCCTCCGCTCTCCCCCGAGGAAAGCGAAAGGCGAGCTCTGCTTATGAAGAAGTGGTCATTTTACAAGCAAAAGCAGCACGAGGCAGAGAAAGCTATAATCAAATCCCTCGTGGATGCCCAGGAGGCAGCGTTAAGAGAACTGCGCCTTGAATCGGAGGAACTGTACGAGGCAGCAATTCAGCGAGACGATGGTCTGTTCCCTTTTGAGAGGCAGGAGCTTATGCACTCACCGCCGCTGCCTAAGTATGAGGCTCCCGAAGGAAAATGTGTCGACGTCACCAAAGTATATACACAGTGA
- the MRPL40 gene encoding 39S ribosomal protein L40, mitochondrial isoform X2 produces MSGRIQAHQSCNITYSLKCFRSSLFLKPARAEPRKKKKVDQKRDIAIRDRLRKKIKKLQKAPQELIPIEDFITPFRFLDEKRVRDTPPLSPEESERRALLMKKWSFYKQKQHEAEKAIIKSLVDAQEAALRELRLESEELYEAAIQRDDGLFPFERQELMHSPPLPKYEAPEGKCVDVTKVYTQ; encoded by the exons atgtCTGGAAGGATACAAGCTCACCAATCCTGCAACATAACGTATAGTTTGAAATGTTTTCGGTCCAGCCTGTTTTTGAAACCAGCAAG AGCAgaaccaaggaagaagaagaaggtggatCAAAAGAGAGATATAGCCATAAGAGACCGGTTgaggaagaaaattaaaaaattacaaaaagccCCTCAAGAACTAATTCCTATTGAAGACTTTATAACACCATTCAGATTTCTAGATGAAAAAAG gGTGCGAGACACCCCTCCGCTCTCCCCCGAGGAAAGCGAAAGGCGAGCTCTGCTTATGAAGAAGTGGTCATTTTACAAGCAAAAGCAGCACGAGGCAGAGAAAGCTATAATCAAATCCCTCGTGGATGCCCAGGAGGCAGCGTTAAGAGAACTGCGCCTTGAATCGGAGGAACTGTACGAGGCAGCAATTCAGCGAGACGATGGTCTGTTCCCTTTTGAGAGGCAGGAGCTTATGCACTCACCGCCGCTGCCTAAGTATGAGGCTCCCGAAGGAAAATGTGTCGACGTCACCAAAGTATATACACAGTGA